In the Ochotona princeps isolate mOchPri1 chromosome 14, mOchPri1.hap1, whole genome shotgun sequence genome, CGACCCCGAGCGAGGCGGCTACGGCGGGGGCCGGTGAGAGCCCGAACCTGGCGGGAACGGGGcgctgggaggtgggggagacagGACCCTGGAGGCAGCCGGTGGGGATGGAGACGGCCGAGGCCGGccaggagacccccaggcagccgtcTGCGTGGGGCTCTGCCGGTTGACTTTAACTTGGTGGATGCTAGTCCGACCCTGGAAATGTCGGCGCGAGGAACGCTCGGCCTTGTCTTCTGGATCCCGGCGCGCGAGGGTCGGTGGCTGTGGGGTTGTTCTGTCTTCCCGGAGCACCGAGTCCGGGTTCctggcagggtccccaggggCCTAGGGCGCGCGgcccttccctggccacaggcagcacGGGGCGAGGGGCCTTGTGCCTGAGTCCCTTGGGGGTGAGGGGCCCAGGATGCGCGGGGCTCCCCAGGTGTGTGCAGGCTCTGAGGGTGGAGGAAGGCCTGGGTCGCCCTGCCTCGCAGTCACCTGATGCTTCCCTGCAGCAGCAAGATGGAGCACTACAGGAAGGCCGGCTCTGTGGAGCTTCCCGCCCCGTCTCCGATACCCCAACTGCCTCCGGATACCCTGGAAATGCGGGTCCGAGATGGCAGCAAAATCCGCAACCTACTGGGGCTGGCGCTTGGGCGCTTGGAGGGCGGCGGCGCCAGGCACGTGGTGTTCTCCGGCTCCGGCCGGGCAGCCGGCAAGGCGGTCAGCTGTGCTGAGATCGTGAAGCGCCGGGTCCCAGGCCTGCACCAGCTCACCAAGCTGCGTTTCCTGCTGACCGAGGACAGCTGGGTCCCCACCTCCCCTGACACAGGCCTCGACCCACTCACCGTCCGCCGCCATGTGCCTGCAGTGTGGGTACTGCTCAGCCGGGATCCCCTGGACCCTAATGAATGTGGCTACCAGCCTCCAGGGGCACCTCCTGGTCTGGGCGCCTTACCCAGCTCCAACTGTGGCCCTCGACCCCGAAGAAGAGCTCGGGACTTGCGGCCCTGAAAGTCTCCTGAACGGGACTGTTCTCCAGCCCTGGAAAGCCTGGGATGGGATGGCTGTGCCTTCTCTGAGAAGTCCCTGGAACTGCCCAGCGTTCCCGCCAAGACTGTGCTGGCTGCCCATTCTCCTGACATGCAGGAAGGGACTACTAGAAAAGGGACACCTTCGCTTCAGGATTGTTCTGCTGCTAGCTTTGTAACAGAGGTCCAAGGAGGAAGTTAGGAAATAAAGGTTCTGCCCGGTTGTCTAATGATCCTCTGCTCAGGCCGCCGTGTGAGGATTAGGACAGTGGGACTTGCAGAACTTACCCCCTGGGAGCTCATGGGTTGGAGGCAGGCAGAATAGGCTTGAGCTGGCACGGAACCCATCTGTGTCAATAAGAAGcctcaggcaggaagctgaatgctTAGGCTCATGGGTGGCCCCTTGCTTTGCTTGTATTAGGGGTTCAGCCAGGTCACTCGTCTTCTGCACTTGTGGCGAGTGTTCTAGTGGTCATGGGCACAGACTCGGGTACCAGCCTGCCTGGGTCTGGATCCTGTCTGCtgctctgtgcttagtgcctgcACTCTGAAGACAGGGATATCGTGGAACTCACTTCATGGCACTGTTAAGAGGTTTAAAGGAACATATGTTTAGATGCCACTTGGGCACATAATGCTGTATAATGCTAATTGCTGTTGTTAGTGTCTCAGTTTATAAACATGccattttttatcttaaaaataccTCAGGggcctgcaacattggcatcccatataggcaccaatttttgtcatggctgctccacttccgatccagctcctctggtaatgatctggaaaagcagcagaaaatgaccaagtgtttaggcccctgccacccacatgggagacgcagaagaagctcctggctttggcttgatctagtcctggccattgaagccatcttcttggggaagtgaaccagtgaatgaaagatggcTCTTTCCTGtctataattctgattttcaagtaaaaaaagcctaaaaaacaaaacaaactcaaagGGCAGGGATATTGATAATAGATTAAGCTACCACTTACGATGCTTGTACTTAATCTCagtgtctggttcaagtcttggttacttgcctcctatccagcttcctgctaacacacttgggaaTCAGTACATGGTAGCCCAGatactgggttcctgtcacccatgtgggagacctggctggagttcctggttcctggctttagcctcacCTGCGCTCACTGTTGAGGattttggggattgagccagtgcatggatgatctttgtctttccctttcttgacatttgtttgcctttcaaataaataacatattcaaataaatgtttaaatatattgtttatttgaaaagcaacgtGACAGAtacttcatctgttggttcagttcttaaatggccacaatgaagccaagagctaggtctctcatgttggatataggggcccaagggccactcttccattgcttttctcaggccattaac is a window encoding:
- the RPP25L gene encoding ribonuclease P protein subunit p25-like protein, whose amino-acid sequence is MEHYRKAGSVELPAPSPIPQLPPDTLEMRVRDGSKIRNLLGLALGRLEGGGARHVVFSGSGRAAGKAVSCAEIVKRRVPGLHQLTKLRFLLTEDSWVPTSPDTGLDPLTVRRHVPAVWVLLSRDPLDPNECGYQPPGAPPGLGALPSSNCGPRPRRRARDLRP